The DNA region aacaagaaacaaagaaaaacaaatattacaGACACTGTGGTGTGGTGGCTATAACACTcaggcccactgacaccaccacatgAAATAGAGCCAGTTAACAGCAcccaagcagaaccagaattatggtaaacagtaaataaaatgaaaaatatagcaACTATAGCATGGAAACAATAAGACTTAACATACACTCCCTCAATAGTAAGGTGGTTACGTGGAGAAACAACCCTGAAAGAACAGGTTTGAGGCTGGAAAACACTAATTTACTAATTAGCCTCACACCATCTGTGGTTGCAGAACATAAAccaaacatacatccaaaactaaagtcaaaacaacaacaacagcaaacagACACTAGCACAACGAACAATACTAgacaatgcaaaacaataagTAAAACGACAAAGAGAATGACGATAGAGCAAAACAATAAGTAGAACAAGAAAGAATAACgataaagcaaaacagcagcCGTGTCACATGTAGCGTCTTCGGCTAGGGATTTGCCTTAGAGAAGATTTAGATGCTCAACTCCCCACTCTTACCATTGGATTGCACAAACACCAGACGTTGTATGATTACTCACAGGTACCGCGGCTCGACttacatatacatatcattCAGCCACCGGCTAATGTTGCGATCACTGAACACGATCTCCGGCGCGATTTCCGCCGCCAACTCGCCACAATGCACGCGCGGCTCTAAGACCGAACGGAAATGGGAAGCGGAAATGGCAGGGAGCGAGGAACTGCGAATCACCAAGACGTCTACCAAATATGCGTCTACCAAAATAAGAGTACTGCTGAAGCCATACGCCGAGCAGAGCCGATTGGATAGCTAATTCacttacacccccccccccccccccccccacacacacacacacacacacacacacacatatctgtctatctatcgatagatagatataaagaTAACAGTATTCAAAATCATTAACCTCTTGAACTCCTGACAATTGTTGAAATGAAGATGATAATGccagttagcacgttcgcctcacacctccagggttgggggttcgattcccaccgtggccctgtgtgtgtggagtttgcatgttctccccgtgctgtgggggtttcctctgggtactccggtttcctcccccagtccaaagacatgcatggtaggctgattggcatttccaaagtgtccgtagtgtatgaatgaatgtgtatgtgattgtgccctgcgatgtactggcaccatgtccagggtgtaccctgccttgtgcccgatgctccctgggataggctccaggtttccccgtgaccctgaaaaggataaagtggtatagaagatggatgaatggatgataATGCTAATCATGATGACGCATGTTCAGGGCACAATAAGCAGAATGGTACAGAGGAAAGGAGGGACGAGGATTATTCTTGTGACAGGGAAGTTGAGGGCTCAAAAGGTTGACTGGAAGTGCTTCCAacataaataattttgaattcctttggctcccatccacaatctaaacatgcacacaaataaattaaaagaaaacaaataaaattttttgaaatattaaaacattcatgtatcatcagttcttttaattatttcattaataggacatctatttttttttttttttgaagaaaaccattcaatccagtacgggtcattttgacctcCTTTATGCATTCATGAAGAAttgttttggttcatgcattgtagggttaaatatcaaaaatctaaaagatttgcgtcatacctgacacccagatgaacactttacagttggttgtgtgactgtaaatcattcccttcaaatgctattgaagttagaaacatgtataacAGTGTCGTATGTAACTTCAGAGACAGTCCCTTAATTTcagcatatctgcgaatatcaaatgtccaacgtcaagccaactttatggcAGTACGACGGAAACCAACGAGGGACAATTTCACTTTGAACGCGATTCACATTTGAGTGTGGACTAATTCCACAAAATGCCTGTGAGAATTGTTTCTTGGCATTTATGGTCGGACTATCTGTTTCTTCTGACTTGGCAAGGCCAGGCGTCCTCTCCAGTGAAATGCATTTAATCCTTGTAAATAcaaaaggcttttcattttgACGAAGACAGGCTCATGTTTATGCAACAGCCTtgtgcactacacacacacacacacacacacacacacacacacacacactataaagtTCCTCTTTTGTTCCCCAGGAGCATTTGTTTTCCACAAATTAAATTGGGCTGTGACATCAGCACAAGTAGCTTATTATTTTACTTCCTCTTCATTAACTTAATTATTTGTCCATCAGTAAACCTGCCTGAGTAACTCATATTTGAAAGGCATGGCCATAAATAACGAGCAGATTGCTCATAATGCAGTGCAGAATCTCCAGCGCTTTAATCACCATCTTTGTCAGGTGGAGGTTAAACAGGAGAAAAGGGAGGACGTGTGGAAAAAGGAACAAATAACTTTGCCTGCTGCTTTACAGTCATGATCATTTACAGCACTGAATCATCAGGGCTGTGCTCCTTATGccaaacacacatttatacttCAATACATAATGCACACACTTATGAACACAAGGGTGAAGTGTTTATCTAAGAACAAATTATAGCCACAGTGTAAATACAGTCTaatttttacagtttatttatttattttataattttttttgcttttaatttaaCAGAGACATTTTCTTTCATGTGAATTTTCACTGTGTACAGTTTACCGTGAATAAATTAGATATAATCTATAGTACTTAAATACCATTAAGGACAACACCACCAATAACAAACATGACAAAGACTAATGACTAAATAACACATTGCTCCATTTTCTGCTCCTGTTTCGCAATATTCGGTGAGGATTTACAAGTTCTGCTGTGTTATTCAGTCAATGGTTTCTGAGAAAAATGCTGTGTAACAAAAGCTTTGCATCACACAGTAACCCTCCATTCGCCTTGAGCGCAGTGTAGTTCATAGCTACACATGTTCACGTGTATGTACAGATCCATGTACAAAAGTAAGGATGTGGATTGCATGCAGTAGACATTTTGGTTCTACTACTCAAACACGGGTTGCAAATCCCAAAATGCTCACCTGAACACAGAGGACAAAGACAGTTTTACAGAGAGAAACATTCCTACTTGGGACAAGACAGCAGTTTATAAGTTAAAGGCTGTCACATAGATAAATAAGAGATAGAGATTTTGGTGCATGGCTTCAGTCTTTGCAAGTACAAAGTCTCTGATGAAGGCTATAGATGCAGCAAGCTCTTGGACTACACAATGGgtaaataattcataattacACCATGTATTCATAGCCCAACTCCAATCTTCCTGTCTGCTCCAATCTCTTCCAGGTCGTCGTCTGAGTAAGAGCTGTGAGAGCTGTAGCTCAACTCGGAGCTGTGCTGGAGAAAGTCTGAGGAGTGAGGCAGGACCACGCTGCCATTTAGAGCACCTCCAAAGCCTTCATCttcgtcctcttcctcctctgctTCCAGCTCCTCATCATCGTCCTGTGTGCTGCAGCGGCGAGGGTCTCCAGGTTTGCTGGAGCGTTTGGCCTGCTGATTGCCATCAGCCTCCAGCTGTGCTGCTTGCTCTTTGGCTTTGCGGCTGCGCTTCCATTTCATCCGTCGGTTTTGGAACCAGATTTTCACCTGTATGTGATTTAATGCGACAACTTCGGTCATGATGTGGGACTCGGTATCAGTGCACCAGTCAAAAGGCCTTCAATGGCAAAGGAACAGGTTTAGCATCAATTGTggtctttaatttattatatttacactctCAGAAGAAATAGTACATTCTACTCCTGTACCTTTTCTTGTCACAGGGCTGTGGTACTCTTTTTGTACCTGTAGTATGGATCTTCACATTAATCTACTTTAgctgtaaaaaattatttaaagtaCATAGTTGCACATAGAGTTGCACATTGTACACACAGAATTTAAAGGTACACTTCATGCATTTTTGCATgaaaaagatacatactaaacTACATATAATGTACCCTTGATGGTATCACTCCAGTGCCAAGGAAAGGTACACATTAGTACCCTTTTTTCTgaaagtgtatagtgtatggtaAAAGAAGTTGTCTCATGATTGAAATGCATAGTGTAATACACAAGAACAACtcaagaacaatacaagaacaataaatatttttatcatCTGTTTCAGATTAAATAGATTAAATACCCCACAGTGCAGTTCCCCCATTCACCTGTGTTTCAGTCAGCATTAGCGAAGTGGCTACTTCAAAACGTTTGGGTCGTGACAGGTACTTGTTCAGTTTGAACTGGTTTTCCAGCTCCAGTAGTTGCTGACTAGTGAAAGCAGTTCGAGGTCGACGGCACTTTCCCATCAGGCCTGACTGAGGAGAGCctgtgagagaaagacagaaagaatgcAGAGAGAAAAAGGCCAGGGAGaaagaacacagagagagagagagagagagagaacaaaaatgAATAAGAGACCAAttgtaaaacacaaaaaaggaaaCGCAGTGACTGCCCCCTCATCTCCTTCTATCACTAATGATAACAGCCATACTTCGGTTTATTGTTGATGAGAGGGTCCAGGGATATTGCTTTAGTGGGATAATAAAACACCAGTGAGCACCATTAACTTAATGAAAACTCAATAAATGCTACCAGAAAACTTTATTGACAAAGTACAGAGCGGATTAAGTGTTTCTTTATAGTTTTCTGCCAGACAAAGGCAATTTTAATGGAGCTGTCCTTTATGACAAAATGAAaggactaaaaataaaaagcttacattATAGTTCAGTTAGCAGTAAACAATGATTCAATTATGGTAGAGAATATTTATAGCTATAGGAGGTCACTGTGttgaatttcatttaatatatctCACATAAAATCAATTATTTTTcatatgatatatttattttcatattgtgatGCTTTATGGAGGCAGACAGAAAAGTACAAACGAGTAATCTCATTGGACATTACTGACAATTATGAACTTTGTCATAgttctacttattattatttattattattataattattattcattatactTATActattcttcttcctctcatTATTAGCATTATATTAAAAATTTACTAATTTAATGTGGAttgtttttattgcattattattattgttattagcttattattattactactactattcatattattattgttgttgttgttcggTTGAGATTTgtacaatattttattgtagACTAATAAGTGCTTTAGTTACAGATATAAAGCAATACTGAAATGGAATTCTCTGGGAAACAGGCTCCACGATTGCGTCATTTTTCTAATAACTCTCAATTTTCCTGAAAAATCTTTCGGGTTACCAAATATCTACTGCTAAGAAAACTTCACCCCCGTGAGAAACTTGCAGGAAGCTCTTTCAACAAAAAACCTATACAAAATAATAGGTAAAAGttcatactaaataataataataataataataataataataagtaaaagaagaagaaaaggacgaggtaaatgtaaaaaaaaaaaaaaaagaaaaaaagaaaaactaaaggTAAATAGAAAAAAGAGAACTTGCGAGCTATTTTGTATAAGACTTTGTGTGACTTAATTTTTCAAGTTAAGCCAAAACCATAACCTACTGACCTTTTTTCTTGATTGAAGCATGTAAATTTGTCTGCATAAACTCCATGAAATTTTAACTTCCCCAAAACCCCCCACTATTAATGCTCTATTAATGCTCTATCATGCACGCACCGTTAAAATCAGCGAGTCGGGGCACCATGATGCCGGCGCGGATCCACTGCTCGAAGGGGAAATGTCCCGCCACGGCGGCGGCCTTCAGCTGCTCGGGATGCGGCGGAGTGAAGGCGGGATACGGGAATGCGGCATGCTGCGCTCCCAGCGCACTCAGAGAGCACACCGGGCCCGGGTACATCCCTGCGATCGAGCCCTGAGATAACGCGCTTAGTCCCGGATGAGGGATGGTTAGCAGACCGGGTTTGGGCACGATTCCTGCCTGCTGCTGGAGCGCACTGGCACTGCTCCGGATAGGAGAGCTGTCTGGTCGTTTGCACAGAGTGGCGTCAACATCAAGTATATCAGAGTCCTGACTTCTCCTCCGCGGTGACTCTCCCGCCAGCAGAGCATCGATCCGAAAGTTCTTCGACTTATCCATGACAAATCCTGTCGACTTAAAACTGCGTGCTGCACTTCAGGTCTTGTTTTAATTTTACTGCTTCTAActtatattattttttgctcGGAAGAACTGCTCATCTAATCATCTCGAACGAAATTGTAATAAATGTTAAGGCAATAAACTGACAAACATGTCGGTGTTTTCCGCCAGGACCTACTTCCTCTTTCCTAATTCGTCCGGATGTAAGCGATCTCACGCGCGTTAGTGCTAAACGCAGGTGCAGCTTCAGACTTTTGGATGCGCTCGCGCTCCTAAAGcgtctctgattggctgaccgAGCTGACCTGAGAGCTCCGAGCCCCTCCCGCGCTTTCTAATTAACTAATTACCCGCGCATTTAGTGCTCTGAAGCTCTGCAGCCCCAAACCACCCACACAACTTATACGGCgaagatgaattaataattGTCCAGGAATACGTGCTGTCCACCCCGTACCTTCCGTCACTTTATTCACTAAAACAAAGAGTCTGTAATTTCAGTGTGGGAAACTATGGACGTTATGCCCAAAATACATCAGCACAATAATTAAGACAACATTGCACTCAGATTAAAAAAttcaatccatttattattttagaaattcTGCAAATCAAGAAAAGAAATATCGGCACAGATATGGTCCTAATTGAATACATCATTGTGCGACTTAACCATTCGgttttgcttatttaaataatatatttgttatttgtcatttttaaatgacgaattaaagattttttttatgtaataagATCGCTGAGAAATTCTGAGCCTTAATTACACCCGCACTCAGTTATAAGTTACATTTCGCTTAAGCATGATATGAAACACAATACCATTCACATAGCCTATTAAACTGACATTTCATCACTCTGTCTTTTAAAACGCACATAACTGGAGAactttaggggggaaaaaacaatgtTATGTCGGAATGATTGAAATAACCTGccaatgaaaatgaaaggaatgGTGCTAATGATCACACTTTGCATTTTAATCTTCATAGACATTGTCACTCAATATGCACTTAGATATTTCTATACATTTTGCAttgattcatttagcagatgcttttatccaaaaaagtgacttacagttgaggaaatacaagcaaaaaaagtattattaaatatactaaatatattaaaaatacattacaaCAGTAGACTAAATATTAGCCcataagtgaaaataaaataaacaaatcaggaaatcgaaataaaacaaaaaagagagcatacattatgaatattttatttcagaacAACAAGGAAATAATAAATAGCAAAATCACTAAATCACTAAGAGTGGAAGAAAAAATATGGACACAGCACAGGCAATTGAGCAAATCTATTTGCCTATAAAGCAGACTTCTTTCCCCAAATGAAAATGATGCATGTCTCTGGGAAGTACCCATttgctaaaaaacaaacaaacaaaaaaacaacacccacacaactccccccccccccccaaaaaaaaaccacattcaCTGTATGACCTGGTAAATATGAAGTCATGGTAGAAGGCAAGTTGCACTCAGTGTAGTTTTATAAATACCACTGGAACAACATTTCTGTTACTGGCCTTGATGAGAAGGAATGATGGACAAGTTGACCTTTTCCTCCCCTCACTGAGACCAGGTGTGATCAGCACTGCAATTTCCCACAGAAAGCAGCTCAGTGAGTGTACACGGCCACCCAGTTTTTCCTTGTctcctgcaaacacacactcatgaacAGGTGTTACACTAATGAGGCCACGTCAGGTCAATGTTTGAAGGTAACTTAACAATGCACATAgagtttattgtgtttttatccTATACTGTCCCTTAACCATAAACTTTAATGTTAGCCAAATTTATTTGCTAAGAGAAAGAGTTTATCTTGGGTCTAATTTTTCCTCATTACTGTCcataagtaataaaacactgcaacTTTTTTTACACCAATTATTGTTAAGTGTGAGAGTTTCTTTCCTGGTAGATGTGAAGTTTGTTGAGTGATAAGCCATCTCTCTCTTAAgttcaggaaaaagaaaaaaataataatgtcaatGTTAAGCCCAAATAGGcctatattaaatattttttataagcaTGAGTAAATAATGATTAGATTTGGGGACAGAGTAATGAGTGTAATTATTTCAAATGTTGCCAAGtactataaagaaaaaaagctaaGAATTTAGTCCAACCATGATTTCACTGGCTACTGGCATCGGGACCAGATACATTCGGCTGTACGAAAaagaaatagcaaaaaaaatctacaagcTAAGCTTAATTCATGTTTTGAAATATGAAGCAAGAAAGTTGTTTTACATTCTGCCATGAAACACATACGAGAATCACTATATGTTAAATTGTGTATTAAACCTACTTTTACCTACAAACCTGCGAGAGATAGAGAAGTGAGAATGACTTTTTCCCAGGCAAGACCTTGAGACCATAATTAATCTCAGTTCATTAAGAAGATAAAGGTAGTTTATTAGACTGATTCCTGGTCAGTCATTAACCAGTGCAGTGTTTACACAAAGCACAAAGAGGCTAAATTAAACCGGTTTGTTTCATTGAGAAGGGGCAAAATGTAATAAGAAtactaattaattaaatgacttGTTAGATGTTAAGAACATTGCTAAGAATCAATGCCACCACCAATTTTTAAAGTACAGCTCTACCATAGCACTGTAATTGGAATTGAAAATGTAtgtcagatatttaaaaaaaaggctattttcattttaaacaggatacctaattaaatgttttaaccatagagtgttgtggttcAACACACATCTTTATTTAACTAATgtggtgtttaattttttaataatgactAATTTACAAtgcaataattcaaataaacaagTAATGCAGTACTTAGGTAATCATTAATGCGATGACGCTACCTACAGTCATTATTAGTGATTTTCTGACAGTTCTTTCAAAGCCACTTTTCCCCAAAGTAATACTCAtctgtttatttcattataaagtTAACAAAAG from Ictalurus furcatus strain D&B chromosome 6, Billie_1.0, whole genome shotgun sequence includes:
- the mnx2a gene encoding motor neuron and pancreas homeobox 2a, with amino-acid sequence MDKSKNFRIDALLAGESPRRRSQDSDILDVDATLCKRPDSSPIRSSASALQQQAGIVPKPGLLTIPHPGLSALSQGSIAGMYPGPVCSLSALGAQHAAFPYPAFTPPHPEQLKAAAVAGHFPFEQWIRAGIMVPRLADFNGSPQSGLMGKCRRPRTAFTSQQLLELENQFKLNKYLSRPKRFEVATSLMLTETQVKIWFQNRRMKWKRSRKAKEQAAQLEADGNQQAKRSSKPGDPRRCSTQDDDEELEAEEEEDEDEGFGGALNGSVVLPHSSDFLQHSSELSYSSHSSYSDDDLEEIGADRKIGVGL